From the genome of Metarhizium brunneum chromosome 4, complete sequence, one region includes:
- the fgaOx3_2 gene encoding Chanoclavine-I aldehyde reductase fgaOx3 — protein sequence MSPMTRLRSDDGHVPLPMVTDYYSQRTAVPGSLAITEGTYISAKAGGYDSAPGIYSREQIAAWKKVTDAVHANKSYIFLQLWAQGRTAEVDVLKREGPFDLTSSSDIPMGEDAASPRPLTEEEIYSFIEDHAQAARNAIEAGFDGVEIHGANGYLIDQFTQDTANKRTDQWGGSIENRARFALEVTKAVVAAVGADRTGIRLSPWSSFQGMRMDDPIPQFTYLAGKLKDFGLAYVHLIESRSGADAAAKATDSLDFFFNEYNKASPILVAGGYDATLAKEAVDSKYHDYDTIVVFGRPYISTPDLPFRVKEGLAFNKYDRSTFYLARSDKGYIDYSFSDQFNQVRAKA from the coding sequence ATGTCGCCCATGACTCGTCTTCGCTCCGACGATGGCCATGTCCCTCTGCCCATGGTCACGGACTACTATTCGCAGCGTACAGCCGTCCCAGGCTCCCTGGCCATCACCGAGGGCACCTACATCTCTGCCAAAGCCGGGGGCTACGATTCGGCCCCGGGCATATACTCCCGGGAGCAGATTGCCGCGTGGAAAAAAGTCACCGATGCCGTTCATGCAAACAAGTCGTATATTTTCCTGCAGCTGTGGGCGCAAGGCCGCACTGCTGAAGTTGACGTCTTGAAGCGCGAGGGTCCTTTTGACCTTACTTCCAGCAGCGACATTCCCATGGGCGAGGATGCTGCTTCACCCCGGCCACTCACCGAGGAGGAAATCTACTCCTTCATCGAGGACCACGCACAGGCTGCCAGGAATGCCATCGAGGCTGGtttcgacggcgtcgagatTCACGGCGCCAACGGCTACCTCATTGATCAGTTTACCCAGGACACGGCCAACAAGCGTACGGATCAGTGGGGAGGCAGCATCGAGAACCGGGCTCGCTTTGCGCTCGAGGTTACAAAGGCTGTCGTggccgccgttggcgccgACCGTACTGGCATTCGCCTAAGCCCTTGGAGTTCGTTCCAGGGAATGCGAATGGACGACCCGATTCCCCAGTTTACATATCTCGCTGGGAAACTCAAGGATTTCGGGCTGGCCTATGTGCATCTGATCGAATCACGATCCGGCGCCGAcgcagcagccaaggccactGACAGCCTcgacttttttttcaacGAGTACAATAAGGCTTCCCCGATTCTAGTGGCAGGCGGATATGATGCTACGCTTGCAAAGGAGGCTGTTGATTCAAAGTACCACGACTATGATACCATCGTTGTCTTTGGGCGACCGTACATCTCGACACCCGACTTGCCGTTTAGGGTCAAGGAAGGGCTGGCATTTAACAAATACGACAGGAGCACCTTTTACCTTGCCCGATCTGACAAAGGATATATTGATTATTCCTTTAGCGACCAGTTCAACCAAGTCAGGGCTAAAGCCTAG
- the aurF_3 gene encoding Aurovertin biosynthesis cluster transcription factor aurF — protein MARQLVHLPAPTSTPTLDSIAHFINAVKLFLDESDIISIDTLASRMSPFRIDFQEGPMEDLGSIRPVLVLENEPPSQPELLGSTHLWNTTNDMMESRIRHRDTPCQQRSCSLIVNEYSSYHANSLDLTNGNEVATERIATESGYDSGSGQDTELANSDDSVSSSANTMQTSISSSPCSTPIQKIRTEVVHGAAQEALRRALYSTASLPQPAPNAESPAPGNADSVNETGQTIQRDADISIQDAATPRLVTVAKACVRSDFVQFLEMNLSRWCQHGLWGRERSSGRMARVDKYEKLQTAYSYICQLDARMKDDAIRSRMAMVFLHLEFEKTCRECRSNHAGEAKTKTMTGRGRGKISSMIDGILENTHPGWRFADARGKVEMRTNFHNQKRYGKRWWTLVNTLGCGILLLCSSSLVGMIRNTTVTATTLVAIARVIQVVHSDMMSILNLANPIAEKLFQNHGYQDYDTKQLLEKLRAFGSISVGQARANGGNAGDEWRQ, from the exons ATGGCGCGACAACTGGTGCATTTGCCTGCCCCgacttcaacaccaacattgGACAGTATCGCCCACTTTATCAATGCTGTAAAATTATTTCTTGACGAAAGTGACATTATATCCATTGATACTCTGGCTAGCCGAATGAGTCCATTCAGAATCGACTTCCAAGAAGGGCCAATGGAAGACCTAGGTTCCATCAGACCGGTACTAGTTCTCGAGAATGAGCCGCCATCACA ACCAGAGCTCTTGGGTTCGACGCACCTGTGGAATACAACCAACGACATGATGGAATCTCGTATTCGTCATCGAGATACCCCCTGTCAGCAACGATCGTGCAGCCTAATTGTCAACGAATATTCTTCATACCACGCAAATTCTTTGGATCTCACTAACGGCAATGAAGTGGCAACTGAGAGGATAGCCACCGAATCTGGATATGACAGCGGCAGTGGCCAGGACACGGAGCTGGCAAATTCTGACGACTCCGTGTCATCGAGCGCAAATACCATGCAG accagcatcagcagctCCCCTTGCAGCACTCCCATCCAAAAGATTAGAACGGAAGTAGTTCATGGTGCTGCCCAAGAAG CTCTCAGGAGAGCATTGTATTCAACAGCCTCATTACCACAACCGGCACCTAATGCTGAGTCGCCGGCGCCAGGTAACGCTGATTCGGTCAACGAGACGGGACAAACGATCCAACGAGACGCCGATATCTCGATACAGGATGCTGCCACGCCGAGGCTAGTGACCGTAGCCAAGGCCTGCGTCCGATCTGACTTTGTGCAGTTTCTGGAGATGAATTTGTCTCGCTGGTGTCAGCACGGTTTGTGGGGGAGAGAACGGTCCTCGGGCCGTATGGCACGCGTTGACAAGTACGAAAAGCTGCAAACGGCGTACTCGTATATTTGTCAGCTAGATGCACGCATGAAGGACGACGCAATTCGCAGCCgaatggccatggttttTCTCCACTTGGAGTTTGAGAAAACCTGCCGCGAATGCAGGTCCAACCATGCTGGCGAGGCAAAGACCAAGACAATGACGGGGCGTGGGCGTGGAAAGATTAGCTCCATGATTGATGGAATCCTTGAAAACACGCATCCGGGTTGGCGTTTTGCCGACGCTCGGGGGAAGGTTGAGATGCGAACCAACTTTCACAACCAAAAGCGGTACGGGAAGCGATGGTGGACACTGGTGAATACTCTTGGGTGTGGCATCTTGCTTTTATGCTCATCAAGTCTTGTCGGCATGAT CCGGAACACTACTGTTACTGCCACCACGCTTGTAGCAATTGCTCGCGTCATACAAGTCGTCCACTCGGACATGATGAGTATTCTTAATTTGGCTAACCCGATAGCTGAGAAGCTCTTTCAGAATCATGGGTATCAAGACTACGACACGAAGCAGCTTCTGGAGAAGCTTCGGGCTTTTGGCTCCATCAGCGTTGGGCAGGCTAGGGCAAATGGAGGCAATGCGGGTGACGAGTGGCGACAGTAG